The Mercurialis annua linkage group LG8, ddMerAnnu1.2, whole genome shotgun sequence genome window below encodes:
- the LOC126661299 gene encoding uncharacterized protein LOC126661299, which yields MAISLNSVVGFNSKFPAKYHHVSTSSIRASSPKSTKFAFFSGTVGSRVHIMKGSRGLCLSVANSDRLATDITDKGSDSTEGSISDNQIPVVDSPEETSQFQTSVANENGSTVSSDAKLKKKPDSQSTSKRSSLTARERLKAARVRSRYTEPKASKLDKGRTVLDALKEGDKGKMRSGLPEAPSNMLDDSDRGLPKAGLTFDFPGGSDLFVIAISFVLISTIMFTTTFIVWKVGAIHFNEF from the exons ATGGCAATTTCTCTCAATTCAGTTGTTGGGTTCAACTCTAAg tttCCAGCGAAATATCATCATGTCTCTACATCTTCAATTAGAGCTTCATCGCCAAAGTCTACTAAATTCGCATTCTTCTCGGGAACGGTTGGTTCGAGAGTACATATAATGAAAGGAAGCAGGGGATTGTGTCTTTCAGTGGCCAATAGTGATCGTCTTGCCACAGATATCACGGATAAAGGTTCTGATAGCACTGAAGGTTCGATTTCTGATAATCAGATTCCTGTTGTGGATTCTCCTGAAGAAACGAGCCAGTTCCAAACTAGTGTTGCTAATGAGAATGGTTCTACGGTGTCGTCAGATGCCAAGCTTAAGAAAAAACCCGACTCACAATCTACATCAAAAAGATCATCTTTAACAGCAAGAGAGAGGCTAAAAGCTGCTCGGGTTCGTAGCCGATACACAGAACCGAAGGCATCAAAATTGGACAAGGGCAGAACAGTACTGGATGCCTTAAAGGAAGGTGACAAGGGTAAGATGAGATCTGGCCTTCCAGAAGCCCCGTCAAACATGCTCGATGATAGTGATCGAGGGTTACCAAAGGCGGGATTGACGTTTGACTTTCCGGGGGGTTCTGATCTCTTTGTCATAGCCATCTCGTTTGTTCTCATCAGCACAATTATGTTCACAACAACTTTCATTGTCTGGAAAGTTGGCGCGATCCATTTTAATGAGTTCTAA
- the LOC126661396 gene encoding GDP-Man:Man(3)GlcNAc(2)-PP-Dol alpha-1,2-mannosyltransferase isoform X1, with product MENLSFIFIIPLFTAIFTLLSTFTSQIINGRRNRKQAVGFFHPFTNDGGGGERVLWCAVKAIQELSSDLDCVIYSGDHDASPQSLASRATDRFGVNLLYPPMVVHLSKRKWVEETSYPRFTMIGQSFGSIYLAWEALCKFTPLYYFDTSGYAFTYPLARIFGCKVICYTHYPTISLDMISRVRNRSSMYNNDASVAKSSWLSQSKIIYYTFFSWMYGFVGSCAHLAMVNSSWTESHIVKLWRIPDRIKRVYPPCDTSRLQALPLERSADSPRFISVAQFRPEKAHPLQLEAFAVATRKLDAGLPRPTLQFVGSCRNNSDEERLQKLQEKAIELKVDENVEFYKNVPYRDLVNLLGDAIVGMHSMIDEHFGICVVEYMAAGAIPIAHNSAGPKMDIVLEEDGQKTGFLAQNVEEYADAILSVLRMPETERLDMAAAARKRANRFSEQRFYEDFKAAIRPILNNLSR from the exons ATGGAGAATCtaagttttatatttataatcccACTTTTCACAGCAATTTTTACTTTACTTTCAACTTTCACTTCTCAAATCATCAATGGCAGACGCAACAGAAAACAAGCCGTCGGGTTTTTCCATCCGTTCACAAATGACGGCGGCGGAGGAGAGCGGGTTCTTTGGTGCGCCGTTAAAGCAATTCAGGAATTAAGCTCCGATCTTGACTGTGTTATTTACTCCGGTGATCATGATGCTTCTCCTCAGTCGCTTGCTTCTCGTGCTACTGATCGATTTGGTGTTAATTTGCTATACCCGCCAATG GTAGTGCATCTATCTAAAAGGAAATGGGTAGAAGAAACTAGTTATCCCCGGTTCACTATGATTGGTCAAAGCTTTGGTTCGATTTATCTTGCTTGGGAAGCATTATGCAAGTTTACTCCTTTGTACTATTTTGATACAAGTGGATATGCTTTCACCTATCCTTTGGCCCGGATTTTTGGATGCAAAGTTATTTGCTATACGCATTATCCTACAATCAGTTTAGACATGATTTCTCGTGTTCGTAATAGGAGCTCTATGTACAACAATGATGCTTCGGTTGCCAAGAG TAGTTGGTTGTCGCAAAGCAAAATTATCTACTATACATTCTTTAGTTGGATGTACGGATTCGTAGGTTCTTGTGCGCACCTTGCAATGGTGAATTCTTCATGGACAGAATCTCATATTGTAAAGCTTTGGAGAATTCCAGACCGTATAAAGCGAGTCTATCCTCCTTGTGATACATCAAGACTTCAG GCGCTTCCTCTGGAAAGATCAGCAGACAGTCCGAGATTTATATCTGTTGCTCAATTTCGACCTGAGAAG GCGCATCCTCTTCAACTTGAGGCATTTGCAGTTGCTACTAGGAAGCTAGATGCTGGCTTGCCAAGACCCACGCTTCAGTTTGTGGGTAGCTGTCGAAACAATTCCGATGAAGAAAGACTACAGAAATTACAGGAAAAGGCAATTGAACTGAAAGTCGATGAGAATGTGGAATTCTATAAAAACGTGCCATACAG GGACTTGGTGAATCTTTTGGGAGATGCAATTGTGGGAATGCATTCCATGATTGATGAACACTTTGGCATATGTGTCGTAGAGTATATGGCTGCAGGAGCCATACCAATTG CTCATAATTCTGCTGGCCCGAAGATGGACATTGTACTGGAAGAAGATGGGCAGAAAACAGGATTTCTTGCCCAAAATGTGGAAGAATATGCAGATGCCATCCTGAGTGTGTTGAGAATGCCAGAAACAGAGAGGCTTGACATGGCTGCAGCTGCCCGGAAAAGGGCAAACAGATTTTCCGAGCAAAGATTTTATGAAGATTTCAAAGCTGCAATTCGACCGATACTAAATAATTTATCTAGATGA
- the LOC126661396 gene encoding GDP-Man:Man(3)GlcNAc(2)-PP-Dol alpha-1,2-mannosyltransferase isoform X2: MENLSFIFIIPLFTAIFTLLSTFTSQIINGRRNRKQAVGFFHPFTNDGGGGERVLWCAVKAIQELSSDLDCVIYSGDHDASPQSLASRATDRFGVNLLYPPMVVHLSKRKWVEETSYPRFTMIGQSFGSIYLAWEALCKFTPLYYFDTSGYAFTYPLARIFGCKVICYTHYPTISLDMISRVRNRSSMYNNDASVAKSWLSQSKIIYYTFFSWMYGFVGSCAHLAMVNSSWTESHIVKLWRIPDRIKRVYPPCDTSRLQALPLERSADSPRFISVAQFRPEKAHPLQLEAFAVATRKLDAGLPRPTLQFVGSCRNNSDEERLQKLQEKAIELKVDENVEFYKNVPYRDLVNLLGDAIVGMHSMIDEHFGICVVEYMAAGAIPIAHNSAGPKMDIVLEEDGQKTGFLAQNVEEYADAILSVLRMPETERLDMAAAARKRANRFSEQRFYEDFKAAIRPILNNLSR, from the exons ATGGAGAATCtaagttttatatttataatcccACTTTTCACAGCAATTTTTACTTTACTTTCAACTTTCACTTCTCAAATCATCAATGGCAGACGCAACAGAAAACAAGCCGTCGGGTTTTTCCATCCGTTCACAAATGACGGCGGCGGAGGAGAGCGGGTTCTTTGGTGCGCCGTTAAAGCAATTCAGGAATTAAGCTCCGATCTTGACTGTGTTATTTACTCCGGTGATCATGATGCTTCTCCTCAGTCGCTTGCTTCTCGTGCTACTGATCGATTTGGTGTTAATTTGCTATACCCGCCAATG GTAGTGCATCTATCTAAAAGGAAATGGGTAGAAGAAACTAGTTATCCCCGGTTCACTATGATTGGTCAAAGCTTTGGTTCGATTTATCTTGCTTGGGAAGCATTATGCAAGTTTACTCCTTTGTACTATTTTGATACAAGTGGATATGCTTTCACCTATCCTTTGGCCCGGATTTTTGGATGCAAAGTTATTTGCTATACGCATTATCCTACAATCAGTTTAGACATGATTTCTCGTGTTCGTAATAGGAGCTCTATGTACAACAATGATGCTTCGGTTGCCAAGAG TTGGTTGTCGCAAAGCAAAATTATCTACTATACATTCTTTAGTTGGATGTACGGATTCGTAGGTTCTTGTGCGCACCTTGCAATGGTGAATTCTTCATGGACAGAATCTCATATTGTAAAGCTTTGGAGAATTCCAGACCGTATAAAGCGAGTCTATCCTCCTTGTGATACATCAAGACTTCAG GCGCTTCCTCTGGAAAGATCAGCAGACAGTCCGAGATTTATATCTGTTGCTCAATTTCGACCTGAGAAG GCGCATCCTCTTCAACTTGAGGCATTTGCAGTTGCTACTAGGAAGCTAGATGCTGGCTTGCCAAGACCCACGCTTCAGTTTGTGGGTAGCTGTCGAAACAATTCCGATGAAGAAAGACTACAGAAATTACAGGAAAAGGCAATTGAACTGAAAGTCGATGAGAATGTGGAATTCTATAAAAACGTGCCATACAG GGACTTGGTGAATCTTTTGGGAGATGCAATTGTGGGAATGCATTCCATGATTGATGAACACTTTGGCATATGTGTCGTAGAGTATATGGCTGCAGGAGCCATACCAATTG CTCATAATTCTGCTGGCCCGAAGATGGACATTGTACTGGAAGAAGATGGGCAGAAAACAGGATTTCTTGCCCAAAATGTGGAAGAATATGCAGATGCCATCCTGAGTGTGTTGAGAATGCCAGAAACAGAGAGGCTTGACATGGCTGCAGCTGCCCGGAAAAGGGCAAACAGATTTTCCGAGCAAAGATTTTATGAAGATTTCAAAGCTGCAATTCGACCGATACTAAATAATTTATCTAGATGA
- the LOC126660747 gene encoding clathrin heavy chain 1, which translates to MAAANAPITMKEVLTLPSIGINPQFITFTNVTMESDKYICVRETAPQNSVVICDMNMPMQPLRRPITADSALMNPNSRILALKAQLPGTTQDHLQIFNIEMKAKMKSHQMPEQVVFWKWISPKMLGLVTQTSVYHWSIEGDSEPVKMFERTANLVNNQIINYRCDPSEKWLVLIGIAPGSPERQQLVKGNMQLFSVDQQRSQALEAHAAAFAQFKVPGNENPSILISFATKSFNAGQITSKLHVIELGAQPGKPSFTKKQADLFFPPDFADDFPVAMQISHKYSLIYVITKLGLLFVYDLETATAVYRNRISPDPIFLTSESSSTGGFYSINRRGQVLLATVNEATIVPFVSGQLNNLELAVNLAKRGNLPGAENLVVQRFQELFAQTKYKEAAELAAESPQGILRTPDTVAKFQSVPVQTGQTPPLLQYFGTLLTRGKLNAFESLELSRLVVNQNKKNLLENWLAEDKLECSEELGDLVKTVDNDLALKIFIKARATPKVVAAFAERREFDKILIYSKQVGYTPDYLFLLQTILRSDPQGAVNFALMMSQMEGGCPLDYNTITDLFLQRNLIREATAFLLDVLKPNLPEHGFLQTKVLEINLVTFPNVADAILANGMFSHYDRPRIAQLCEKAGLYIRALQHYSELPDIKRVIVNTHAIEPQALVEFFGTLSREWALECMKDLLLVNLRGNLQIIVQAAKEYCEQLGVDSCIKLFEQFKSYEGLYFFLGSYLSSSEDPEIHFKYIEAAAKTGQIKEVERVTRESNFYDAEKTKNFLMEAKLPDARPLINVCDRYGFVADLTHYLYSSNMLRYIEGYVQKVNPSNAPLVVGQLLDDECPEDFIKGLILSVRSLLPVEPLVEECEKRNRLRLLTQFLEHLVSEGSQDVHVHNALGKIIIDSNNNPEHFLTTNPYYDSRVVGKYCEKRDPTLAVVAYRRGQCDDELINVTNKNSLFKLQARYVVERMDGDMWEKVLNPENEYRRQLIDQVVSTALPESKSPEQVSAAVKAFMTADLPHELIELLEKIVLQNSAFSGNFNLQNLLILTAIKADPSRVMDYINRLDNFDGPSVGEVAVEAQLFEEAFAIFKKFNLNVQAVNVLLDNIRSIDRAVEFAFRVEEDAVWSQVAKAQLREGLVSDAIESFIRADDATQFLEVIRASEDANVYHDLVRYLLMVRQKAKEPKVDSELIFAYAKIDRLSEIEEFILMPNVANLQNVGDRLFDEALYEAAKIIFAFISNWAKLAVTLVRLKQFQGAVDAARKANSAKTWKEVCFACVDEEEFRLAQICGLNIIVQVDDLEEVSEFYQNRGHFNELISLMESGLGLERAHMGIFTELGVLYARYRPEKLMEHIKLFSTRLNIPKLIRACDEQQHWKELTYLYIQYDEFDNAATTIMNHSPEAWDHMQFKDVAVKVANVELYYKAVHFYLQEHPDLINDLLNVLALRVDHTRVVDIMRKAGHLLLVKPYMVAVQSNNVSAVNEALNQIYVEEEDYDRLRESTDLHDNFDQIGLAQKIEKHELLEMRRVAAYIYKKAGRWKQSIALSKKDNLYKDAMETASQSGDRELAEELLIYFIEQGKKECFASCLFVCYDLIRADFALEHAWMNNMIDFAFPYLLQFIREYTGKVDELVKDKIEAQKEVKAKELEEKEVIAQQNMYAQLLPLALPAPPMPGMGGQMGGGYGPPPPMGGMGMPPMPPFGMPPMGSY; encoded by the exons ctCAACTACCCGGAACCACTCAGGATCACCTACAGATATTTAACATTGAAATGAAAGCAAAAATGAAATCCCACCAGATGCCTGAGCAG GTTGTCTTTTGGAAGTGGATAAGCCCAAAAATGTTGGGCCTTGTCACCCAGACATCCGTATATCACTGGTCAATTGAAG GGGATTCTGAACCTGTAAAGATGTTTGAGAGAACAGCTAATTTGGTGAACAATCAGATAATTAACTATAGATGTGACCCTTCTGAGAAGTGGTTAGTTTTGATTGGAATAGCTCCTGGTTCACCTGAG AGGCAACAATTAGTAAAAGGGAACATGCAACTTTTCTCTGTCGATCAGCAGCGCAGTCAAGCCCTTGAAGCTCATGCTGCAGCTTTTGCTCAATTCAAG GTTCCAGGAAATGAGAACCCTTCGATTCTTATTTCGTTTGCCACTAAAAGTTTTAACGCTGGGCAAATCACATCGAAGTTGCATGTCATTGAGCTTGGTGCCCAGCCAG GGAAGCCATCTTTTACCAAGAAACAGGCTGATCTTTTCTTTCCACCAGACTTTGCTGATGATTTTCCTGTTGCGATGCAG ATATCCCACAAGTACAGTTTGATTTATGTGATCACCAAGCTTGGGCTGCTATTTGTCTATGATTTGGAGACTGCTACTGCTGTTTACAGAAACAGAATTAGTCCTGATCCTATATTTTTGACGTCCGAATCCTCATCTACTGGGGGCTTCTACTCTATTAATAGGAGGGGCCAGGTTTTACTGGCCACTGTGAATGAAGCAACAATTGTGCCGTTTGTTAGTGGTCAA TTGAATAATTTGGAGCTTGCTGTTAATCTGGCCAAAAGAGGAAACCTTCCTGGTGCAGAGAATCTG GTTGTCCAGCGTTTCCAAGAGCTGTTTGCTCAAACAAAGTATAAAGAGGCTGCTGAACTTGCTGCCGAGTCTCCACAAGGAATTCTCCGGACGCCTGACACTGTTGCTAAATTTCAG AGTGTTCCTGTGCAAACTGGGCAAACACCCCCTTTGCTGCAATACTTTGGAACACTTTTAACTAGAGGAAAGCTGAATGCATTTGAGTCATTGGAATTATCACGTCTTGTCGTCAATCAGAACAAAAAGAATCTTTTGGAGAATTGGCTGGCAGAGGACAAGTTGGAGTGCAGTGAGGAACTTGGTGACCTTGTGAAG ACTGTGGATAATGACCTTGcgcttaaaatatttatcaaagcTAGAGCTACACCTAAAGTTGTTGCTGCTTTTGCTGAGAGGAGGGAGTTTGACAAGATTTTGATTTATTCCAAGCAG GTTGGGTACACTCCTGACTACTTGTTCCTTCTGCAAACAATTCTTCGTTCAGATCCTCAG GGAGCAGTGAACTTTGCCTTGATGATGTCCCAAATGGAAGGAGGTTGTCCTCTTGATTACAATACCATCACTGATCTTTTTCTTCAG AGAAATTTGATTCGTGAGGCAACAGCTTTTCTGTTAGATGTTTTGAAGCCAAATCTACCTGAGCATGGTTTCTTGCAAACAAAG GTTCTTGAAATCAATTTGGTAACATTTCCTAATGTAGCTGATGCTATTCTAGCCAATGGAATGTTCAGTCACTATGACCGTCCTCGTATTGCTCAACTGTGTGAAAAAGCTGGTCTATATATCAGAGCTCTGCAA CATTACTCAGAGCTGCCTGATATTAAACGTGTGATTGTCAATACACATGCAATAGAGCCACAG GCGCTCGTAGAGTTTTTTGGTACTCTTTCACGAGAATGGGCTTTGGAGTGCATGAAAGATCTTTTGCTGGTCAACCTTAGGGGAAATCTTCAAATAATTGTTCAG GCTGCCAAGGAATATTGCGAGCAGCTGGGTGTTGATTCCTGCATAAAATTGTTTGAACAATTCAAGTCTTATGAAGGACTGTACTTTTTCCTAGGATCATATTTGAGCTCCAG TGAGGATCCTGAAATACACTTCAAGTACATAGAGGCAGCTGCTAAAACTGGACAAATAAAGGAGGTTGAGCGCGTTACTAGAGAATCAAACTTTTATGATGCTGAAAAGACTAAAAACTTCCTGATGGAGGCCAAACTTCCAGATGCAAGGCCTCTGATTAATGTTTGCGATCGTTATGGTTTTGTGGCTGACCTTACACACTACCTTTATTCAAGCAACATGCTTCGGTATATTGAAGGTTATGTCCAAAAG GTGAACCCGAGTAATGCACCTTTAGTTGTTGGCCAACTGCTTGATGATGAGTGCCCTGAAGACTTCATCAAGGGCTTGATTCTTTCTGTCCGTTCATTACTTCCTGTTGAGCCCCTTGTGGAGGAGTGTGAGAAGAG AAATCGACTTCGATTGCTCACTCAATTCTTGGAGCATCTTGTGAGCGAGGGAAGCCAAGATGTCCATGTGCATAATGCTCTtggtaaaattattattgatagCAATAACAATCCAGAGCACTTCTTGACAACCAACCCATATTATGATTCTCGGGTTGTGGGCAAGTATTGTGAGAAACGTGATCCTACACTGGCTGTTGTGGCTTACCGGAGAGGACAGTGTGATGATGAACTCATCAATGTGACAAATAAGAACTCATTGTTCAAATTACAAGCCAG ATATGTGGTCGAGAGGATGGACGGTGATATGTGGGAGAAGGTTCTTAATCCCGAGAATGAATATAGAAGACAGCTCATTGATCAAGTTGTGTCTACTGCTTTGCCTGAAAGCAAGAGTCCAGAGCAAGTTTCAGCAGCTGTTAAGGCTTTCATGACTGCCGATCTGCCCCATGAGCTAATTGAGCTTCTTGAGAAGATTGTGCTTCAAAACTCTGCTTTTAGTGGAAATTTCAATCTGCAGAATCTTCTTATTTTGACTGCTATTAAGGCGGATCCATCTAGAGTTATGGATTATATCAACAGATTGGATAATTTTGATGGACCTTCTGTTGGGGAAGTGGCTGTAGAGGCCCAGCTATTTGAGGAAGCATTTGCAATCTTCAAGAAGTTCAACTTAAATGTGCAAGCCGTAAATGTTTTATTGGATAATATAAGAAGCATTGACCGTGCAGTGGAGTTTGCATTCCGTGTTGAAGAAGATGCAGTTTGGAGTCAAGTGGCAAAGGCTCAGCTCAGAGAGGGGCTTGTGAGTGATGCTATTGAGTCATTTATTCGTGCCGATGATGCCACTCAGTTCTTGGAGGTAATTCGTGCTTCTGAGGATGCAAATGTGTATCATGACTTGGTAAGGTACCTACTGATGGTTAGGCAGAAGGCAAAAGAGCCCAAGGTCGACAGTGAGCTTATTTTTGCATACGCAAAGATTGACCGTCTGAGTGAAATCGAGGAATTTATTCTCATGCCAAATGTGGCAAATCTCCAAAATGTTGGTGATCGTTTATTTGACGAAGCTCTATACGAGGCTGCAAAGATTATATTTGCATTTATATCAAACTGGGCCAAGTTGGCTGTCACTCTTGTAAGGCTGAAACAGTTCCAAGGTGCTGTTGATGCGGCACGTAAAGCAAACAGTGCAAAAACATGGAAGGAAGTTTGTTTTGCTTGTGTTGATGAAGAGGAGTTCCGTTTGGCGCAGATATGTGGTCTCAACATCATTGTTCAG GTGGATGACTTGGAAGAGGTCAGTGAATTTTACCAGAACAGAGGACATTTCAATGAATTGATTTCGCTCATGGAGAGTGGCTTGGGGTTAGAACGCGCTCATATGGGAATATTCACAGAGTTGGGAGTTCTGTATGCTAGATATCGTCCTGAAAAGCTTATGGAGCACATTAAATTGTTCTCAACCCGTCTTAATATTCCTAAGCTCATACGTGCTTGTGATGAACAACAACATTGGAAGGAGCTTACCTATTTGTACATCCAGTACGATGAATTCGATAATGCTGCAACTACGATAATGAACCATTCTCCTGAGGCGTGGGATCACATGCAATTCAAAGATGTTGCAGTAAAGGTTGCTAATGTGGAATTATACTACAAGGCTGTCCATTTCTACTTGCAAGAGCACCCGGATCTTATCAACGATCTTCTCAACGTGTTGGCACTTCGTGTGGACCATACCCGAGTTGTAGACATCATGCGCAAG GCTGGTCACCTCCTTCTTGTGAAGCCATATATGGTTGCTGTCCAGAGCAATAACGTGTCAGCTGTGAATGAGGCTCTGAATCAAATTTATGTAGAGGAGGAAGACTATGATAGATTGCGTGAATCTACTGATTTGCATGACAACTTTGATCAAATTGGCCTTGCTCAGAAG ATTGAGAAACATGAGCTTCTTGAAATGAGACGTGTTGCTGCATACATTTACAAGAAGGCAGGAAGATGGAAGCAGTCAATTGCATTGTCAAAGAAAGACAACCTTTATAAAGATGCAATGGAGACAGCATCACAATCTGGTGATCGCGAACTGGCAGAGGAGTTGCTCATCTATTTCATAGAACAG GGGAAGAAGGAATGCTTTGCTTCTTGTCTCTTTGTATGTTACGATTTGATTCGAGCAGATTTCGCCCTTGAACACGCCTGGATGAACAATATGATTGACTTTGCCTTCCCATATCTGCTacag TTCATCCGTGAATACACCGGCAAAGTCGATGAACTTGTGAAAGACAAAATTGAGGCTCAGAAAGAGGTCAAGGCTAAAGAGCTGGAAGAGAAGGAAGTAATTGCTCAACAG AACATGTATGCTCAGTTGCTTCCTCTAGCTTTGCCTGCACCACCTATGCCAGGCATGGGTGGACAAATGGGAGGAGGTTATGGACCGCCACCACCTATGGGTGGAATGGGAATGCCTCCAATGCCACCTTTTGGGATGCCGCCAATGGGCAGTTATTGA
- the LOC126659976 gene encoding transcription factor bHLH51 — MQEEQDPCSSGYWPANFPGAAYYDESVLFPWPVEDSMNGFSCPLVPVLSAEDKAASVSKNHSQAEKRRRDRINAQLGVLRKLIPRSDKMDKAALLESAIDQVKELKIQAKEISKAITIPTEFDEVTVDNIGDSDDVIPSTSTAKENNNIYIRASICCDDRPEVFSELIRALNGLRLNLVRAEISSVGGRVKSILILCNEGGRDDGGGGGGVSLSAIKQSLNVVLSRISSSSIPSNYHIRSKRQRFFLPSQ, encoded by the exons ATGCAAGAAGAACAAGATCCTTGTTCTTCAGGTTATTGGCCTGCAAATTTTCCTGGTGCAGCATATTATGACGAGTCCGTTTTGTTTCCTTGGCCAGTTGAAGACAGCATGAATGGATTTTCATGTCCGTTAGTTCCGGTACTGTCTGCAGAAGATAAAGCTGCTTCTGTCTCTAAGAACCATAGCCAAGCTGAGAAGCGGCGCAGAGACCGGATTAATGCACAGCTCGGAGTTCTTCGGAAACTCATTCCGAGATCAGATAAG ATGGACAAGGCAGCTCTACTAGAAAGTGCCATTGATCAAGTGAAGGAATTGAAGATTCAAGCAAAAGAAATAAGCAAAGCTATTACAATTCCGACAGAATTCGACGAAGTAACCGTCGATAATATTGGCGATTCTGATGATGTTATACCCTCCACGAGCACtgcaaaagaaaataataatatatatattcgaGCTTCAATTTGCTGCGATGATAGACCGGAAGTTTTCTCCGAACTCATTCGAGCGCTTAATGGCCTTAGATTGAATTTAGTTAGAGCTGAAATTTCGAGTGTAGGTGGAAGAGTTAAAAGCATCTTAATACTTTGCAATGAAGGTGGTCGAGAtgacggcggcggcggcggcggcgttTCTCTTAGCGCTATCAAACAGTCGCTAAATGTTGTTTTGAGTAGaatttcttcatcttctatACCATCAAATTATCATATAAGAAGTAAGAGGCAGAGGTTTTTTTTGCCTTCTCAAtag